One window of Triticum dicoccoides isolate Atlit2015 ecotype Zavitan chromosome 5A, WEW_v2.0, whole genome shotgun sequence genomic DNA carries:
- the LOC119299440 gene encoding uncharacterized protein LOC119299440, whose amino-acid sequence MHLSLWKPLSHCAAILLSKNHRRRGGGGGGGGGHGGGNGRRDDTASFLRQLRDALDAASEEGALCPPPDAAGADEDAAVTRSRSLARLRAQRDFLRATALAAAAGPFRSISDLPLLAHAIATFLSMYPDYASTCDVDRLRLDHYSHLDAPGAGRVCLDYCGFGLFDSSWDSSSSSFTLSELNANLSNHALYGGAEPGTAENDIKERILEYLNVPASEYALVFTVSRGSAFKLLAECYPFENNRRLLTMFDHESQSVNWMAQSARAKGAKTRAAWFRWPTLKLCSTELRKEIVGKRKARRRDAAVGLFVFPAQSRVTGAKYSYQWMALAQQNGWHVMLDAGALGPKDMDSLGLSLFRPDFIITSFYRVFGSDPTGFGCLLIKKSVIGSLQGRNGCNASGMVRIVPVFPQYLSDSIDEFDAVETEGLEDDPCTPKDENPVPDVRNGSQLPAFSGVYTSAQVRETFESDPGRDSSSDRDGASTIFEETESISVGEVMRSPAFSEDCSSENSFWVDVGQSPLGSEKSGQFKKGKLGSPLPSSWFTGRKGNKRMSPNLASRISRSPLYDGNVISFDAAVLSVSQDVDCLREDPEEEIYENGRGNHFRQVSEIQEEPEVEEVACQHAMNGDLDHKESAIRRETEGEFRLLGRRDGNSRFAGGRLFGVEEIDGAISMGRRVSFNTEANMIADRLHRASDAAEASGYPFRDDDVSDGYDDAQDWSRREPEIICRHIDHVDMMGLNRTTLRLRYLINWLVTSLLQLKLPGLKDSDGVPLVHIYGPKIKYERGAAVAFNLKQSGGAFINAEFVQKIAEKNGISLGIGFLSHIKIDPNQKQSNGALDIPEASFYKNGRKDSKKVTVRVEVVTASLGFLTNFEDVYKMWAFVAKFLDPSFLESERIAIATDQMEAIAAEHMEGQI is encoded by the coding sequence ATGCATCTCTCCCTGTGGAAGCCGCTCTCCCACTGCGCCGCCATCCTCCTCTCCAAGAACCACCGGCGGcgtggcggaggaggaggaggcggcggcggccatggcggcggcaaCGGCCGGCGCGACGACACGGCGTCGTTCCTCCGGCAGCTGCGCGACGCGCTGGACGCCGCGTCGGAGGAGGGCGCCCTCTgcccgccgccggacgccgccggcGCGGACGAGGACGCCGCCGTCACgcgctcccgctccctggcgcgccTGCGGGCGCAGCGCGACTTCCTCCGCGCCaccgcgctcgccgccgccgccggcccgttcCGCTCCATCTCCGACCTGCCGCTCCTCGCCCACGCCATAGCCACCTTCCTCTCCATGTACCCGGACTACGCCTCCACCTGCGACGTCGACCGCCTCCGCCTCGACCACTACTCCCACCTCGACGCCCCCGGCGCCGGCAGGGTCTGCCTCGACTACTGCGGCTTCGGCCTCTTCGACTCCAGctgggactcctcctcctcctccttcacatTGTCCGAGCTCAATGCCAATCTGAGCAACCACGCGCTCTACGGCGGCGCTGAGCCCGGCACGGCCGAGAATGACATCAAGGAGCGGATCCTGGAGTACTTGAATGTGCCGGCCAGCGAGTACGCCCTGGTGTTCACTGTCAGCCGGGGGTCAGCGTTCAAGCTGCTCGCTGAGTGCTACCCGTTCGAGAACAACCGAAGGCTGCTCACCATGTTTGACCATGAGAGCCAGTCGGTGAACTGGATGGCGCAGAGTGCGCGGGCAAAGGGTGCCAAGACGCGCGCCGCATGGTTCCGCTGGCCCACTCTCAAGCTCTGCTCGACGGAGCTGCGCAAGGAGATTGTGGGCAAGAGGAAGGCCAGGCGACGGGATGCTGCAGTCGGATTGTTCGTGTTCCCTGCACAGTCTCGGGTGACCGGCGCCAAGTACTCCTACCAGTGGATGGCGCTGGCACAGCAGAATGGCTGGCATGTCATGCTTGATGCTGGTGCACTTGGTCCCAAGGACATGGACTCGCTGGGGCTCTCGCTGTTCCGGCCGGACTTCATTATAACCTCATTCTACAGGGTGTTTGGTTCTGACCCAACTGGATTTGGTTGCCTTCTGATCAAGAAGTCGGTTATTGGAAGCTTGCAGGGGAGGAATGGCTGCAATGCCTCTGGGATGGTCAGGATTGTTCCGGTCTTTCCACAGTACCTGAGTGACTCCATCGATGAATTTGATGCAGTGGAAACAGAGGGACTTGAAGATGACCCTTGCACTCCGAAAGATGAAAATCCAGTGCCTGATGTTCGAAACGGCTCACAGCTGCCAGCATTTTCGGGTGTGTACACTTCTGCTCAGGTCAGAGAGACATTTGAGAGTGACCCGGGTCGTGACAGCAGCTCGGATAGGGATGGGGCGAGCACCATTTTTGAAGAAACTGAGAGCATATCTGTCGGTGAGGTGATGAGGAGCCCGGCATTCAGCGAGGACTGTTCATCAGAGAACTCTTTCTGGGTTGATGTTGGTCAGAGCCCGTTGGGGTCAGAGAAGTCTGGTCAGTTCAAGAAAGGGAAACTGGGATCACCATTACCATCATCTTGGTTCACTGGCAGAAAGGGTAACAAGAGGATGTCACCTAACCTAGCATCGAGGATATCTAGAAGCCCACTTTATGATGGTAATGTGATTTCTTTTGATGCTGCTGTACTGTCAGTTTCACAAGATGTAGACTGCCTCAGGGAAGACCCTGAAGAAGAAATCTATGAGAATGGCCGGGGAAATCATTTTAGGCAAGTTAGTGAAATCCAAGAGGAGCCAGAGGTTGAAGAGGTTGCATGCCAACATGCCATGAACGGTGATTTGGACCACAAGGAAAGTGCGATAAGAAGGGAGACTGAAGGGGAATTTCGGCTGCTTGGACGGAGGGATGGAAACAGCAGGTTTGCTGGGGGTCGTCTCTTCGGTGTTGAAGAGATTGACGGAGCTATAAGCATGGGGCGCAGAGTTTCATTCAACACTGAGGCGAATATGATTGCTGACAGACTACATCGGGCCTCAGATGCTGCTGAAGCGTCTGGATATCCATTTCGTGATGATGATGTAAGTGATGGGTATGATGATGCTCAAGACTGGAGCAGGAGGGAACCAGAGATAATTTGCAGGCACATTGACCATGTCGATATGATGGGGCTCAACAGAACAACACTTAGGTTAAGGTACCTTATCAATTGGCTAGTAACTTCGCTGTTGCAGCTGAAGCTGCCAGGCTTGAAAGACAGTGATGGAGTTCCTCTTGTCCACATTTATGGTCCAAAGATTAAGTATGAAAGGGGAGCGGCCGTTGCTTTCAATCTGAAGCAAAGTGGTGGTGCTTTCATTAATGCTGAATTTGTCCAGAAGATAGCTGAGAAAAATGGCATATCTCTCGGCATCGGTTTTCTTAGTCATATAAAGATAGACCCAAACCAGAAACAGTCAAATGGAGCACTAGATATACCCGAGGCTTCCTTTTATAAGAATGGTCGCAAAGACAGTAAAAAGGTGACTGTAAGAGTTGAAGTTGTGACTGCTTcgcttggcttcctcactaactttgAAGATGTGTACAAGATGTGGGCATTTGTTGCCAAGTTCTTAGATCCTTCATTCCTGGAAAGTGAGCGTATTGCCATAGCTACTGACCAAATGGAGGCCATAGCTGCTGAGCACATGGAAGGGCAAATTTGA
- the LOC119297023 gene encoding B3 domain-containing protein LOC_Os12g40080-like codes for MDKSCTRCRDYVAHQYWDHMDNRKKRFFKLMLGNFRNGVTIPEKFVRSVGGKISELVKLETPDGNTYNVHIAKELNNLVLRSGWSKFARVYELQEGDLLRFKYNGDSHFKVEIYDPSACEKETSCVVMNHNPGLQKRSVPRDNPMLSPEGERLAKRHNGCCSDSCKTSKMNPAGTPHKPTKREAPSSEDARSSGELQTSTRSRYFLATGCNLTDAHKVEVNKIEQNIRPEIPLYVKTMSSASLVDGFLVICKDYAIKHLPRKDEFITLCHASHSKTWGAHYRINADDTYHLSTGWLGFVDDNQLQKGDTCVFEVLKRQRSFTMAVHLLKASYHHPPGFPASSKSLRPEAKSFRPADKVRLSRFTTLEGLLKTKVYEKVEAIKPEIPVFVSIMMKTNVSSRSPSLAFSLDYAKDFLPGENQIFRLHRPGESAPWKTEFKSFASRRWLVRGWEQFVIDNELELDDVCLFERIENKKKLRMMVHIIRKEEYC; via the exons ATGGACAAGTCTTGCACACGATGCAGGGATTACGTCGCACATCAATATTGGGACCACATGGATAATCGGAAAAAGCGTTTCTTTAAGCTTATGCTTGGCAATTTCAGGAATGGAGTG ACCATACCAGAGAAGTTTGTGCGCAGTGTCGGGGGAAAGATCTCTGAACTAGTCAAACTAGAAACTCCAGATGGTAATACATATAATGTTCATATTGCCAAGGAACTGAATAATCTAGTCCTTCGATCTGGATGGTCAAAATTTGCCAGAGTTTATGAGCTTCAAGAGGGTGACCTTTTGAGGTTCAAATACAATGGGGACTCCCACTTCAAAGTTGAGATCTATGATCCAAGTGCTTGCGAGAAAGAGACATCCTGCGTTGTAATGAACCACAATCCAGGTCTCCAAAAACGGAGCGTTCCTCGTGATAATCCAATGTTATCACCGGAGGGTGAAAGGTTAGCAAAGCGTCACAATGGTTGCTGCAGCGACAGTTGCAAAACTTCAAAGATGAATCCAGCAGGCACCCCACACAAACCAA CTAAAAGGGAAGCCCCATCTTCTGAAGATGCCAGGAGTTCGGGTGAACTTCAGACTTCCACCAGGTCTCGCTATTTCTTAGCAACAGGGTGCAACCTGACTGATGCACATAAGGTGGAAGTCAACAAAATTGAGCAAAACATCAGGCCTGAGATTCCATTATATGTCAAAACCATGTCCAGTGCCAGTCTGGTTGATGGATTTCTG GTCATATGCAAAGATTACGCTATCAAACACCTTCCACGCAAAGACGAATTCATCACACTTTGCCATGCCAGTCATAGCAAGACATGGGGTGCTCATTACAGGATCAACGCTGATGATACATATCATCTTTCTACCGGCTGGTTGGGATTTGTCGATGACAACCAGTTGCAAAAAGGCGATACTTGCGTGTTTGAAGTATTAAAGAGGCAGAGAAGTTTCACAATGGCAGTTCATCTGCTTAAAGCAAGCTATCATCATCCACCAG GATTTCCCGCTTCTTCCAAGAGTCTTAGGCCTGAAGCCAAGAGTTTTAGGCCTGCAGATAAAGTGAGGTTGTCACGATTCACCACTCTGGAGGGTCTGCTGAAGACTAAAGTATATGAGAAAGTAGAAGCTATTAAGCCTGAAATCCCTGTTTTTGTGTCTATCATGATGAAAACCAATGTTAGCAGCAGAAGCCCCAGTTTG GCCTTCAGTCTGGATTATGCCAAAGATTTTCTCCCTGGTGAGAACCAAATTTTCAGGCTTCACCGGCCCGGGGAAAGCGCTCCATGGAAAACTGAATTCAAGAGCTTTGCTTCAAGGCGTTGGCTTGTTAGAGGCTGGGAGCAGTTTGTCATTGACAACGAACTGGAACTAGACGATGTCTGCCTCTTCGAGCGGATTGAAAACAAGAAGAAGCTCAGGATGATGGTCCACATCATCCGAAAAGAAGAGTACTGTTGA